One Denticeps clupeoides chromosome 10, fDenClu1.1, whole genome shotgun sequence genomic window carries:
- the LOC114797905 gene encoding putative protein 2: protein MSPGALQTLRAPMAALLLLIFFEVLSITHADKSFEDVRCKCICPPYRNISGHIYNSRNVSQKDCTCLHVVEPMPVPGHDVEAYCLLCECKYEERSSNTIKVTIIIYLSVVGTLFLYMLFLLLVDPLMRKHDPYIQRLHNEDDAEDTRPPAEGGQPRANTVLERVEGAQQRWKKQVQEQRKTVFDRHKMLS, encoded by the exons ATGTCGCCAGGTGCATTACAGACACTCCGGGCTCCGATGGCTGCCCTGCTGCTCTTAATCTTCTTCGAGGTCCTGTCCATTACTCACGCCGACAAG AGCTTTGAGGATGTGCGTTGTAAGTGCATCTGCCCGCCATACAGGAACATCAGTGGACATATCTATAACAGCAGGAACGTGTCCCAGAAGGACTG CACCTGTCTGCATGTGGTGGAGCCGATGCCTGTACCCGGACATGATGTGGAAGCCTACTGCCTGCTCTGCGAATGTAAATACGAGGAGCGCAGCAGCAACACAATCAAG GTGACTATCATAATCTACTTGTCAGTGGTTGGCACGCTGTTTCTGTACATGCTGTTCCTTCTGCTGGTGGACCCGCTAATGCGTAAACACGACCCGTACATACAGCGTCTGCACAACGAAGATGACGCCGAG GACACCCGCCCCCCAGCGGAAGGAGGCCAGCCCAGGGCCAACACGGTGCTGGAGAGGGTGGAGGGAGCgcagcagaggtggaaaaagcaGGTCCAGGAGCAGCGCAAGACCGTCTTCGACCGTCACAAGATGCTCAGCTAG